Below is a window of Yersinia kristensenii DNA.
GCGACGATTGAACAAGATGGCCCGTTTTCAATATTCCCTGATATTGACCGGTCGATTACATTGCTCTCTGGTGAGGGAGTGGTTCTCTCCAGTCCAGACTGGGAAGCGCATACGCTTTCAACGCCATTGCAACCTTTTGCTTTCCCTGGTGATATTCCTATCCATGCTCATTTACTCGGCGGAGTTAGCCAAGATTTTAATATCATGACCCGACGAGGTTGTTGGCAGGCGAGTGTGACGTCAATTAGCTCGTTGCAAGAACTTCCGGCATCGCATGGCGGGTTGGTCTATGTGGTGAGGGGAAAATGGCTTATTAACCACACCGAAGCACATGAATTAACTGCTTCGCAAGGATGTTGGTGGCTACCTGCCATCAAAAGTGGTCAATTACAACCCCTGGCGACCAACAGCTGCCTATTGTGGGTGAATCTATTGCCCGAACGATAATGCATTTATTACTTTATTGTGATAAATGCATCTAATACATTGTTTTATAATTATATTTAAATTAAACCTCAGAGTAATGATACAGACTTTACTGTGTTCATTACTCTATTATTTCCTTTCATTATTTTTCTCGCCTTGCTTATCTATTTCTTATTTCCTTCCTTTCTGTTCAGAAATGACATTCTGGTGACTTCCCACTTGCGGAGTCTCATGGTTACCCTCAGCAGAGCTCAAATTATCATCATTTGTTAGATCCCTGTCATAGTTTTGTTATTCTCCAGGTTCAAAACACAAATTTCGGTTGTTTGGTGTTAAAAATTTCAATAATCTTAATTATGAAATAAACGTTTAAAAAAGAAAAGAGAGGGTGACAATCAGAGTTGAAAGGATTTTAGATTATTGTTTTATATTATTTTTTAATGATTATTAAGCCGAGAATGGGGCGGTTGCATTCACGGAAAGCGCATTGAAATGTCTAAAATAACTATTTTTTACGATATTAAGCTAAGTACTTGTAAAAAATTATTTTCAATAAATAGGCATCGATATGTTAATGCATTCCATTATTGAAGGGTATAGATCATGAAGCTGAAAAAAATCATTATTACCTCACTCGCTATCTGTATGTTGCCACTGAGCACCTATGCTAAAGACCTTAAAATTGGTGTTTCCATGGCTTACTTCGATGACAATTTCCTGACAATATTGCGTCAGTCCATGCAAAATAAAATGAAAGAAGAGGGTAATGTTTCTGGACAGTTTGAAGATGCAAAAGGAGATATTGCTCAACAAATTCAGCAAGTAGAAAATTTTGTTAGCCAAGGTGTTGATGCCATTATCCTAAACCCGGTTGACACTCAGGGCGTGAAGCCCATGATTAAATTAGCCGAGCAAGCCAAAATTCCATTAGTTTTTGTGAATCGTCGCCCGGAGATAACTTTGCCGGCAGGTATGGCCTATGTGGGTTCGGACTCTGAACTTGCAGGGCGCCTACAGATGGAAGAACTTGCAAAACTGATGGGGGGAAAGGGTAACGTTGTGATTCTTATGGGCGAACTCTCAAGTGAGGCAACTCGCGATAGAACACGCGGTGTTGAGAAAGTCGCTGCTCAGTACCCAGATATTCATATTATTGATAAACAAACTGCGAAATTCTTCCGTAAAGAGGCCGTTGATGTCACGACTGATTGGGTCCTCTCCGGGCAGCAAATAGATGCGATTGCTTCGAATAACGATGAAATGGCCATCGGCGCTATTCTTGCCTTAAAACAAGCGAAGAAAAAAGGTGTTGTGATCGGTGGGATTGATGGTACGCCGGACGCTCTTGAGTTTATTAAGAAAGGCGACCTCAATATAAGTATTTTCCAGGATGCTAAAGGGCAAGGAGTTGGAGCGGTGGATACTGCGATTAAATTAGCATCTGGTCAGAAAGTTGAAAGTAGCGTAATGATCCCTTATCAACTCATTACCAAAGATAATTATCAAGATTTCGCGAATAAAAATAAATAGAATTATCTTAGACAGGCAGTCAACAAATAACGCTCATGGAGTGGGGTTATATCTTTCCAAAATTAGGTTTATACGCAAAGATAACCTGTGTACTTATTCTTTTTTATAGAAAGATAATTCCGTATTTATTCTGTCAAATTATAGATACGGCACTCATTCCAAATAAAGGTATGGAGATGATGATATGTATCCTTACATTCTCGAAGCTGAGGGCATCAGTAAGCAATTTCCTGGCGTCAAGGCACTGAATAAAGTGGGCATTAAAATAAAATCAGGTAGTGTCCATGCATTAATGGGAGAGAATGGTGCTGGAAAGTCTACATTGATGAAGTGTTTGATTGGGATATATCATCCAGATGAAGGCTCGATAAAAGTAAGAGGTGAAACAGTATCTTTTAAGGATACTTTAGATGCACTCCATGCAGGGATTGCAATGATCCATCAAGAGCTAAATTTAGTCCCACATATGACAGTTGCAGAAAATATCTGGCTAGGAAGAGAGCCTGTTCACTATGGATTAGTTAATCACGACTTGCTGAACAGTAAAACACGAGATTTATTGCAGTATCTTAATATAAAATTAAAACCCACCATGATGGTTGGCGAATTAAATATTGCCAGTCAACAGATGGTCGAAATAGCTAAGGCCGTCTCGTATGATGCTGATGTGTTAATTATGGATGAACCAACATCAGCCTTAACAGAAGGTGAGGTATTCCATCTTTTTACGATCATTAAAGAGTTAAAAGAACAAGGTAAAGGTATTATTTATATTAGCCATAAAATGGATGAGGTTTTTGAAATTACAGATGAAGTTAGTATTTTTCGTGATGGCATGTTTGTTGCCACGGATAAGACTGAAAACCTAACAAAACAATCACTAATTACCATGATGGTGGGGCGTGAACTGACTCATATGTTCCCAAAATTTAATAATAATATCGGTGAAGAAGTATTAAGAGTCAATGCATTACGGCGTGAGGGATTATTCCATGATATTTCATTTTCTGTGAAACGAGGTGAAATACTGGGGGTTGCGGGTTTGGTCGGAGCTGGCCGCAGTGAAGTGATGGAAAGCCTGTTTGGCATGCATCCAGCAGATGGCGGCGAAATTTTTATTGAGGGATTACCTGTCCATATTAGTTCACCATCAAAAGCGATTGAGCATGGATTAGCTTTTTTGACTGAAGACCGTAAAAAATCAGGATTATTTCTCGTGCTGTCAGTCGTCGAAAATATGAGTATTGTGAATATTTCAGAGTATATTAATAAAAGAGGCTTTGTTAGTCATGGGCAAATGGCGCAAGACTGCATGGAGCAGATTAAAAAATTAAATATCAAAACCCCAACCATGGATCAAATAATTAATAACCTGAGTGGAGGAAATCAGCAAAAAGTTTTAATTGCACGTTGGTTATTAGCTCAGCCTAAAATACTTATTCTTGATGAACCCACTCGTGGTATTGATGTCGGTGCAAAATCAGAAATTTATCGTTTAATTAGTGAATTAGCGAATCGTGGTGTTGCTGTTATTTTGGTTTCTTCAGAATTGCCTGAAATTCTCGGTATGAGTGATAGAGTCATGGTCATGCATGGGGGCCATATTACGGGAATATTAGATAAGCAAGATGCCAGCCAAGAGAAAATAATGGCGCTGGCCTCTGAATAATTGTAAGAAGGTAATGATAATGAATAATGTAAAAATTGACAAAGCACTGACGGTTAGCTCAATAAAAGAACATTCTTTCATGGTCGGACTAAAAGAAAAGCTACCTAAAGATACGGGTATTTTTATTGTTATGGTTGGTATTGCATTGATTTTTGAGCTTCTCGGTTGGTTTATTCGCGACCAATCATTTTTATTGAATCCTAATCGATTATTACTAATTATCTTGCAGGTGGCAATTATTGGTATTATTGCAGTGGGGGTAACTCAAGTCATTATCACTACCGGTATTGACCTCTCCTCAGGCTCTTTAATTGCATTAACTGCTGTAGTCGCCGCCAGTCTGGCACAAACATCAGACAGTATTTCCCCCATGTATCCACACTTATTAGATTTACCTGCGGCTATTCCTATTACCGCAGGGATCGGGGTTGGAATAATATGCGGTTTTATTAATGGTTTTTTGATTACCCGCACGGGGATCCCGCCATTTATTGCAACATTGGGAATGATGGTTTCTGCCCGGGGGCTTGCCCAATATTATACCAAAGGCAATCCGGTGAGTTTTCTCTCTGATGATTTTACGGCTATCGGGCAAGGTGCGATGCCGGTCATTATTTTCTTGGTTATTGCCGTTATCTTTCATATTGCTCTGAAACATACCCGCTACGGTAAGTACGTGTATGCCATTGGTGGGAATATGATTTCCGCAAAAGTTTCAGGTATTAATGTTAATAAATATCTGGTGCTGGTTTATACCATCGCAGGAGGATTGGCAGGTCTTGCGGGAGTTGTTCTGGCGGCTCGAGTGAGTAGTGGGCAATCGAGCATGGGTCAGTCGTATGAGCTGGATGCCATCGCCGCCGCAGTGATTGGCGGTAGTAGTCTAATGGGGGGGGTGGGGCGTATTACCGGCACCGTCATTGGCGCGGTGATTTTGGGCCTGATCAAAAGTGGCTTTACTTTTATTGGTGTAGATTCATACATTCAAGACATTATTAAAGGGATCATTATTGTTAGTGCTGTGGCTATCGATATGCATCGCAATCGCAAAAAACGCTAGTTATTCGTCGTGAATACCTATTGATTGCTGGTTGTGTAATAATATAACATTACATAATCAGCAATCAGTTAGGAGTAATTTATGCTCAGAAAATTGACCCATCTATCCATCATTACACTCAGTGTTTGCATATCATTGACCAGTTTTAATTCATTTGCGCACGGTAAACATAGCCACGGACATCAACAATCGGAATCTGCACGTAAAGCAAATGAGGGTGTTTTTACAGATAAAGAAGTTAAAGACAGACTGCTCAGTGATTGGGATGGAGTCTGGCAATCTATTAATCCATATCTATTGAAGGGAGATTTAGATCCAGTCTTGATCGATAAAGCGAAAAAGAATAAAAACAAAACAGTTGAGGAATACAGAAAATATTATAAAAAGGGCTACGCTACAGATATCACCATGATTGGTATTGAAAATAATACTATTGATTTCCATACCCCTGAAGCGGTGAACTCCTGCCAATACCGCTACTCCGGCTTTAAAATCATGCACTATGAATCGGGTAAGAAGGGGGTGCGTTATTTATATGAATGCCAAGATACCCACTCTAAAGCACCTAAGTATGTCCAATTTAGTGACCACATTATTGAACCGCAAAAATCCCATCACTTCCATATTTACATGGGTAACGAGTCACAAGAAAAACTGCTTAAAGAAATGGATAACTGGCCGACTTTTTACCCGATAACTTTAGATAAAGATGATATTGTCCACGAGCTGTTGCATCACTAAGGATATAAAAAAGCTGCGCAGGTGAGTTGCGCGGCTTTAGTTTAGATAACAATATGATTATCCTGCGGTAATTCTGCCGTCCTGAATCGGGCGAGTGAAATTAAAATTCAACCGGTTGACCGTTTTATCGCCGACAATTTTGTCATCATTAATTTCGCAGACTATCAGCATCATCATTATCTCGTATTTCACTTACAACGCTCAGTTCGAGCATGCCAGCCAATGACCATCATCTCCTGATTCCTCTGATCTGTGATGTGTGTAGAACTAATTTCCATTAAAATTGAAATGTTGTTTTACTAATGTTATGTTCGCTATAATTAAACTAAACAACATATTCAATGGATCCTATTTCATTGACCTAATCGGAGAGAACATAATGAAAATTGCACTGATGATGGAAAACAGTCAGGCAACTAAAAACGCGATAATCCTGAAAGAGCTAAACGCCGTAGCTTCGGAAAAAGCGTACCCGGTATACAACGTAGGTATGAGTGATGAAAATGACCATCATCTGACTTATATCCATCTGGGAATTATGGCTAGCATTCTGCTTAACTCTAAAGCCGTCGATTTCGTGGTAACGGGTTGTGGCACCGGTCAGGGTGCAATGATGTCATTGAATATTCACCCTGGTGTTGTGTGCGGCTATTGCATAGATCCAGCAGATGCTTTCCTGTTTGCTCAGATTAACAACGGGAATGCGCTGTCACTGCCATACGCCAAAGGTTTTGGCTGGGGTGCTGAACTGAATGTGCGTTACATCTTTGAGAAAGCGTTTACCGGAGTGAAAGGCGAAGGCTACCCACTGGACCGTAAAGAGCCGCAAGTGCGTAACGCAGGTATCTTGAACCAAGTGAAAGCGGCGGTAGTGAAAGAAAACTATCTGGATACACTGCGCGCTATCGACCCAGAATTGGTGAAAACAGCGGTTAGCGGCGAACGCTTCCAGCAGTGCTTCTTCGACAACTGTCAGGTTGAAGAAATCAAAGCATTTGTGAAGAAAATTCTGGCGTAATAATTGACGTTAATGTCAAAAAACAAGGCTCCTGAAAAGGAGCCTTTTGTTTATCTGCCAAGCATAAAACCCAATAAAATCGCTAATTAACTAGCACTTAGGCGGTGTTCCTGGCGGTGGTAGATAACGCAGTGGGTCCAGTGCAGTTGCCCGGTAGCGAATCTGAAAATGCAGCATCAGGGTATCTGTTCCAGAGCTTCCCATGGTGGCTATTTTCTGCCCGGCTTTCACGTCCTGAGCATTATTGACCAGCATGGTGTCGTTATGGGCGTAAGCGGTGATGAAATCTTCCCCGTGCTTAATCATGATGAGATTGCCATAACCACGCAGTTGATTCCCGACGTACACCACACGCCCTTTGGCTGATGCATAAACTGGTTGCCCGCGTTTACCCGCAATATCGATCCCCTTGTTGCCGCCATCGGCAGTGGAATACTTGGATATAACTTGGCCGCTGGTAGGCCAACGCCAGCAACGGCTTGCTCCGGGCGGTGGCGTTGATTTAGCCAGTGCAGTATTCGATGATTTCCGTTTATTTGATGTCAAACGGCCAGATGAAGTCGAGCTATCAAGTTGCAGTTTTTGCCCAACTTCCAACCGATAAGGGGGTTTTAGTTTGTTGATACGGGCAAGATCACTGACTTCACTGTCACTGATCCAGGCAATAAAATAGAGAGTATCGCCCTTTTTGACGGTATAGGATTTGTCGTTGTAACTGCCTTTGGGTAGCTTGGCATAGTCACGATTTGATTTGTTTGAGCACCCACCTAATAGCAAGATAACCATTGCATATAACGCCAACCGTGGCCACAACCGTATTCTGCTTTTCGTGTTCAAAACGTCCCCTTTATTATCGTGATTTCAAATTCCCTCAGTCGGTTATAGTAACATTTGAACCTTAAGCGTCAAAAGCCAGAACCAGGGTATTATTTAGAATTTGAATCACGACAAGCCTGATAACCGTGGCTATCAGGCCTGATGATGACGTGGAAATTATTTTTTGTTAACCACAGATATTGCTTCAATAACGAAAGTTTCCAGTGGTTGCAAGGTGGCAATCATCGGTTTGTGGTAATCATCTGCAAGCGTTGAATTAATGCCGTATACCGGTTTGAGGGTAATTCCATAGTTCCTCCGGTTTTAATTAAACTATTATCGGCAGGAACATATTAATATTTATTCAAAACAGTTGGTTGCAATTTGTATAAAAAAACCATGTCTGATGGTTCATAAAGAGAGGTATAGAGCCGCCATTAAAACTATTTTTTAGCGGCAAGTGCGTAGCTGTGGTCAATACGCAAATAAAGCTCCTCAAGAGAAAGCGAGCCGTCTAAACAAAGTGAAAGCCAGTGTTTTTTATTCATATGATAAGCACGAAAATATCGCGTGTTATCAATGATTTCAGCGACATTTTCAGGGCTGGCCCGGAGGTTAAGTACATCACAGAGAGCAGAGTCATCCACTCCTAATTTATTTTTGGGAATAAGCAACAATGCACCGTACCATTTGGCGTTATCCGCCCGCCGCCAGATGGCGTTAGTGGGGAATTTTGCCCACAAAAATTCTAACTCATCGCCGTATTTTGAACGGATATATTGAATAACGGCTTGCGCGTGCTCACTTTTAAAGATGTACGACTCAAAGCACTTTTGGGCAATATCAGACAATACCTTTCCATATTCTGCCCGCACGCGGCCGACAAAAGCCCCACAACTTCCCGGCACAAGATGGAGTACATATTCCTCGTTAGAGCCAGTATCAGTCAACGTTGCTGAAACGTGTTCAAGCTTAGAAACTGTTATGACCATTGCAAACTGGCCGTCTAACAGACGAGTACTGTAGTGATAATCATTCCCACACTCGGTAAAACCGTAATTGAGCAGGCGTTGTGAAACCGCTTTTTTATTTTTGAACAACAGAAGCATAGTAACCTCGCTGTTGTGATTGAATTTTAATGGCTGATGACTCGCCAGAAACTTAATAATCTGAAAGCCTGCTGCAAAAGTGGGGGACGGCCATCCACGGTGCCAGGTAAGCTTTTGTTTAGGTTTGATCGTACGGCATTGGGTAGCAGCGAGCATAATGTATCTTTATGTATTCATTATACTGCCTTTGTCCTTATTTCTGGTCGCAAATTTTGATAAAAAGACATGAAAAATCCACGCAACTGCGTGGATTTTATGGTTTTTTTGCGATTCTCATGAGATTTAGCGAAACCTCATGAGACAACAGAAGTTAGTTGTTTAGACGTTGAACAGGAAGTTCATCACATCGCCATCTTTTACGATGTATTCTTTACCTTCTGAGCGCATTTTCCCAGCTTCTTTCGCACCTTGCTCACCTTTGTAGGTAATAAAGTCGTCAAATGCGATAGTTTGTGCCCGGATAAAGCCTTTTTCAAAGTCGGTATGAATTTTCCCTGCGGCTTGTGGAGCTGTAGCACCTACAGGAATGGTCCAGGCGCGAACTTCTTTAACACCGGCGGTGAAGTAGGTTTGCAGATTCAACAGTTCATAACCGGCGCGGATCACCCGGTTCAGACCAGGCTCTTCAATACCCAACTCGGCCATAAATTCAGCACGGTCTTCATCTTCCAGCTCAGCGATATCAGATTCAACGGCAGCACAAACGGCCACCACAACAGAACCTTCACCCGCAGCGATAGCCCGTACTTGATCCAAATAGGGGTTATTTTCGAAACCATCTTCATTGACATTAGCAATGTACATCGTAGGTTTCAGTGTCAGGAAGCTCAAATAACGGATTGCCGCTTTATCTTCTGCTGTCAGGTTCAACGCACGCAGCATGCCTGCATTTTCTAAATGTGGCAGACATTTTTCCAATGCCTCCAGTTCAGCTTTAGCGTCTTTATCGCCGCCTTTGGCTTTCTTTTGCACACGATGAATAGCACGTTCGCAAGTTTCCAAATCGGAAAGAGCCAATTCAGTATTGATGGTGTCAATATCATCCACTGGATCAACTTTGCCAGCAACATGGATGATATTGTCATTTTCAAAGCAACGTACCACATGGCCAATAGCTTCAGTTTCACGAATATTAGTCAGGAATTGGTTACCCAGACCTTCGCCTTTGGACGCCCCTTTGACCAGACCGGCAATATCAACGAACTCCATGGTCGTTGGCAAGATGCGCTGAGGTTTAACAATCTCGGCCAGTTGATCCAGACGCGGGTCCGGCATTGGCACCACGCCCGTATTGGGTTCAATGGTGCAGAACGGGAAGTTAGCTGCTTCGATACCCGCTTGTGTCAACGCGTTGAACAGGGTGGATTTACCAACGTTAGGCAGGCCCACAATACCGCATTTGAATCCCATGTTTTATATCACCTTAAATAAC
It encodes the following:
- a CDS encoding HutD family protein yields the protein MSFTVFDFASLPVTRWRNGGGETREIACWPVGGADFAWRASIATIEQDGPFSIFPDIDRSITLLSGEGVVLSSPDWEAHTLSTPLQPFAFPGDIPIHAHLLGGVSQDFNIMTRRGCWQASVTSISSLQELPASHGGLVYVVRGKWLINHTEAHELTASQGCWWLPAIKSGQLQPLATNSCLLWVNLLPER
- a CDS encoding sugar ABC transporter substrate-binding protein, whose amino-acid sequence is MKLKKIIITSLAICMLPLSTYAKDLKIGVSMAYFDDNFLTILRQSMQNKMKEEGNVSGQFEDAKGDIAQQIQQVENFVSQGVDAIILNPVDTQGVKPMIKLAEQAKIPLVFVNRRPEITLPAGMAYVGSDSELAGRLQMEELAKLMGGKGNVVILMGELSSEATRDRTRGVEKVAAQYPDIHIIDKQTAKFFRKEAVDVTTDWVLSGQQIDAIASNNDEMAIGAILALKQAKKKGVVIGGIDGTPDALEFIKKGDLNISIFQDAKGQGVGAVDTAIKLASGQKVESSVMIPYQLITKDNYQDFANKNK
- a CDS encoding sugar ABC transporter ATP-binding protein, with the protein product MYPYILEAEGISKQFPGVKALNKVGIKIKSGSVHALMGENGAGKSTLMKCLIGIYHPDEGSIKVRGETVSFKDTLDALHAGIAMIHQELNLVPHMTVAENIWLGREPVHYGLVNHDLLNSKTRDLLQYLNIKLKPTMMVGELNIASQQMVEIAKAVSYDADVLIMDEPTSALTEGEVFHLFTIIKELKEQGKGIIYISHKMDEVFEITDEVSIFRDGMFVATDKTENLTKQSLITMMVGRELTHMFPKFNNNIGEEVLRVNALRREGLFHDISFSVKRGEILGVAGLVGAGRSEVMESLFGMHPADGGEIFIEGLPVHISSPSKAIEHGLAFLTEDRKKSGLFLVLSVVENMSIVNISEYINKRGFVSHGQMAQDCMEQIKKLNIKTPTMDQIINNLSGGNQQKVLIARWLLAQPKILILDEPTRGIDVGAKSEIYRLISELANRGVAVILVSSELPEILGMSDRVMVMHGGHITGILDKQDASQEKIMALASE
- a CDS encoding ABC transporter permease, whose translation is MNNVKIDKALTVSSIKEHSFMVGLKEKLPKDTGIFIVMVGIALIFELLGWFIRDQSFLLNPNRLLLIILQVAIIGIIAVGVTQVIITTGIDLSSGSLIALTAVVAASLAQTSDSISPMYPHLLDLPAAIPITAGIGVGIICGFINGFLITRTGIPPFIATLGMMVSARGLAQYYTKGNPVSFLSDDFTAIGQGAMPVIIFLVIAVIFHIALKHTRYGKYVYAIGGNMISAKVSGINVNKYLVLVYTIAGGLAGLAGVVLAARVSSGQSSMGQSYELDAIAAAVIGGSSLMGGVGRITGTVIGAVILGLIKSGFTFIGVDSYIQDIIKGIIIVSAVAIDMHRNRKKR
- the zinT gene encoding metal-binding protein ZinT translates to MLRKLTHLSIITLSVCISLTSFNSFAHGKHSHGHQQSESARKANEGVFTDKEVKDRLLSDWDGVWQSINPYLLKGDLDPVLIDKAKKNKNKTVEEYRKYYKKGYATDITMIGIENNTIDFHTPEAVNSCQYRYSGFKIMHYESGKKGVRYLYECQDTHSKAPKYVQFSDHIIEPQKSHHFHIYMGNESQEKLLKEMDNWPTFYPITLDKDDIVHELLHH
- a CDS encoding RpiB/LacA/LacB family sugar-phosphate isomerase, with translation MKIALMMENSQATKNAIILKELNAVASEKAYPVYNVGMSDENDHHLTYIHLGIMASILLNSKAVDFVVTGCGTGQGAMMSLNIHPGVVCGYCIDPADAFLFAQINNGNALSLPYAKGFGWGAELNVRYIFEKAFTGVKGEGYPLDRKEPQVRNAGILNQVKAAVVKENYLDTLRAIDPELVKTAVSGERFQQCFFDNCQVEEIKAFVKKILA
- the actS gene encoding amidase activator ActS; translated protein: MRLWPRLALYAMVILLLGGCSNKSNRDYAKLPKGSYNDKSYTVKKGDTLYFIAWISDSEVSDLARINKLKPPYRLEVGQKLQLDSSTSSGRLTSNKRKSSNTALAKSTPPPGASRCWRWPTSGQVISKYSTADGGNKGIDIAGKRGQPVYASAKGRVVYVGNQLRGYGNLIMIKHGEDFITAYAHNDTMLVNNAQDVKAGQKIATMGSSGTDTLMLHFQIRYRATALDPLRYLPPPGTPPKC
- a CDS encoding MmcQ/YjbR family DNA-binding protein, with the translated sequence MLAATQCRTIKPKQKLTWHRGWPSPTFAAGFQIIKFLASHQPLKFNHNSEVTMLLLFKNKKAVSQRLLNYGFTECGNDYHYSTRLLDGQFAMVITVSKLEHVSATLTDTGSNEEYVLHLVPGSCGAFVGRVRAEYGKVLSDIAQKCFESYIFKSEHAQAVIQYIRSKYGDELEFLWAKFPTNAIWRRADNAKWYGALLLIPKNKLGVDDSALCDVLNLRASPENVAEIIDNTRYFRAYHMNKKHWLSLCLDGSLSLEELYLRIDHSYALAAKK
- the ychF gene encoding redox-regulated ATPase YchF, translating into MGFKCGIVGLPNVGKSTLFNALTQAGIEAANFPFCTIEPNTGVVPMPDPRLDQLAEIVKPQRILPTTMEFVDIAGLVKGASKGEGLGNQFLTNIRETEAIGHVVRCFENDNIIHVAGKVDPVDDIDTINTELALSDLETCERAIHRVQKKAKGGDKDAKAELEALEKCLPHLENAGMLRALNLTAEDKAAIRYLSFLTLKPTMYIANVNEDGFENNPYLDQVRAIAAGEGSVVVAVCAAVESDIAELEDEDRAEFMAELGIEEPGLNRVIRAGYELLNLQTYFTAGVKEVRAWTIPVGATAPQAAGKIHTDFEKGFIRAQTIAFDDFITYKGEQGAKEAGKMRSEGKEYIVKDGDVMNFLFNV